The window ATGCGCTTTATACGGCCGCCGGTCATGGTATTTAACCCCGTATCCACCAGGGTCACTTTCCATGGTTCTGAATAATTATTATGTACCTCCATCTTATTGTTGGCAAGATCAAAGGTCACATCGGATGTATGAAGAAAATAATCCGCAAAAAATTCCTTTACCACATACTGCTTATATCCAAGGCATATGACAAAATCGTGAAATCCATATTGGGAATAATACTTCATAATGTGCCACAAAATAGGCTTTTCCCCGATCTCAATCATTGGCTTTGGCTTCAAATGACTCTGCTCACTGATTCTGGTACCAAAGCCTCCTGCTAATAATACTACCTTCATTGCTTTATCCTCCTAATCTTCCGTTCATTCATATTCCTTATAAGCCTTCCGGTAAAAATGCATCAGCACCTTTACTGCCGGTTTTGGCCACATCTTCGAAAACATATCGGTTTCTTCCCTGATACGGCTTTTGTCCGCAATACAGGCTTTTGTCGTCGCTTCTCCGTGGACCCTGTAATACAGGATCGGTTTTTCCACGCAGATAAAACGGCCGGGCAGCCCGGATAGCTGATAAAGGGTATCCCAATCCAGGGCAAAACGATAAGGAGAGGTAAAAAGAGACTCTCCTAATTGCTCCTTATTATATGCGCATGCAGGACAGCAGATGGAATTTCCAAACATCAAAACGCTTTTTTTGACCCAGGACAAATGGCTGATGGAGCGGAAACGAAGGGGAATTCTTAAAAAACGCTTAATAAACTCCACCATTTCAAAAACTGCCGGCCGGTTTCCCCTGATCACGGTATATCCCCCCGTAAACAGCGTCATATCCGGGTATTTCTCATAGCTCTCCAGAAGCTTCTTTACATAATCCTTCTGGTATAGATCGTCCTGATGGGCAATGGTAACAAAACGGGCGGAAGCCCGGTCATAAGCAAAATTCCAGTCTTCCCGTATATTGCTTTCTCCATGCCGCACAAACAACGGGATTCCGTACTTGTCAGCCATTCTTTCAATGAAAGGGCTGGGCGTGGATGTGCATATGATGATCTCTGACCTGACGCTTTGTTTCAGGAGAGAACGGAGACAGGCTTCAAGATAGGGCGAGTCCTTATATGCACAGACCGCAAATGCATGTGGTTTCATATTATGTCTCCTAATGAATCAAGCGGATATGCCTGCATATTCAGTTGACGCCCAATGAAACGGGGCGCCCTGTGCCCGGTAAAGCAGGGCACGCTGTTCACAAGCTCAAGGTTGAACCACGTTTTCTTTCAACCTTGTACCTCAAATGGGCTTGTTATTGTCTGGCTATGATTATACCATAAAAACTGTATAACATTCCACCATATTCATTATTTTGAAAGAATTCCATTCCATGCTTGCAGAGTTCCCCTCTGCCTGCCTCTGGATTGATCTTATAATACAGCAATGAATTTACCGAAACAGGTAAGGAAAAGAAGGCAAACCGGAAAAGTCCGGATTCCAGGCAGCCGATGACTGCTTCTTTATTAGGAGCTTTCATGAAAAAAACGAGGAAATTTTATGCACTATATACAAAAAATAAAATACGAAAAACTTATTATTGACAAAAGACACAATTATATTTATCATGTAAATAGTTAAGCAGGTTTATAAATTAACAGCTAAACAGTATTGCTGCGCCGGAAGCAAAAGGAATCTGACAAT of the Lacrimispora indolis DSM 755 genome contains:
- a CDS encoding glycosyltransferase family A protein, coding for MKPHAFAVCAYKDSPYLEACLRSLLKQSVRSEIIICTSTPSPFIERMADKYGIPLFVRHGESNIREDWNFAYDRASARFVTIAHQDDLYQKDYVKKLLESYEKYPDMTLFTGGYTVIRGNRPAVFEMVEFIKRFLRIPLRFRSISHLSWVKKSVLMFGNSICCPACAYNKEQLGESLFTSPYRFALDWDTLYQLSGLPGRFICVEKPILYYRVHGEATTKACIADKSRIREETDMFSKMWPKPAVKVLMHFYRKAYKEYE